Proteins found in one Oreochromis niloticus isolate F11D_XX linkage group LG22, O_niloticus_UMD_NMBU, whole genome shotgun sequence genomic segment:
- the LOC102075737 gene encoding uncharacterized protein LOC102075737 yields MPKKQKKSQAAKQRWKKFHEFHSVPTCEQAECDFPQCSTEDSVSAKTNADSVKQAGQHVPASVQQVSYADAVKSGLQHEFNEQHEVSSAPQVGYADFVKRGRHSDVAGPSHAERVKLENQPSVTHVCASHSQAHPKYGDSRNKQCTCNSLTFLAFLHENENMTTADLNLVLDKGDMMYKEAKKRFPKNIHLATDELPDKVDARRSMYHVDMTQPSRYGTFEEPPEEAVDTFLSLEAGLSCLLSDVQYALLIMSGLCIAVFRSTSGKYGFFDPHSRTPSGLPLPLLSRNRGTAVMLKFTLLSDMIKRLQDSYQMMEISPSCNYELKPVQFYSMSTVT; encoded by the coding sequence atgccaaaaaagcagaaaaagtcacAAGCTGCAAAACAACGCTGGAAGAAGTTCCATGAGTTTCACAGTGTACCAACATGTGAACAAGCTGAGTGTGATTTTCCTCAGTGCTCTACAGAAGACAGTGTGTCTGCAAAGACCAATGCTGACAGTGTTAAACAGGCAGGTCAACATGTTCCTGCAAGTGTACAACAGGTATCCTATGCTGATGCTGTAAAGAGTGGACTGCAGCATGAATTTAATGAACAACATGAGGTGTCAAGTGCCCCACAGGTGGGTTATGCTGATTTTGTGAAAAGAGGCCGTCACAGTGATGTGGCAGGACCATCTCATGCAGAAAGAGTGAAGCTTGAAAACCAGCCCTCTGTTACACATGTCTGTGCATCTCACAGCCAGGCTCATCCTAAATATGGAGACTCCAGAAACAAGCAGTGCacatgtaactcactcacatttCTTGCATTCCTTCATgagaatgaaaacatgactacAGCTGACCTTAATCTGGTCTTGGATAAAGGTGATATGATGTACAAAGAGGCCAAGAAAAGATTTCCTAAAAATATTCATTTGGCAACCGATGAGCTGCCAGACAAAGTTGATGCTCGCAGGTCTATGTATCATGTCGACATGACACAGCCTTCCCGGTATGGGACATTTGAAGAACCTCCAGAGGAAGCAGTAGATACCTTTCTCAGCTTAGAAGCAGGACTGAGCTGCCTGTTGTCAGATGTGCAGTATGCCTTACTGATTATGAGTGGATTGTGTATCGCAGTGTTCAGATCCACATCAGGCAAATATGGTTTCTTTGATCCACACTCCAGAACACCCAGTGGTCTTCCTCTACCACTACTGTCACGTAATCGTGGTACAGCTGTGATGCTGAAATTCACACTCCTCAGTGACATGATTAAGAGGCTACAAGATTCTTATCAAATGATGGAGATATCACCCTCTTGTAACTATGAGCTGAAGCCTGTGCAGTTCTACAGTATGAGCACAGTCACCTGA